In Ananas comosus cultivar F153 linkage group 10, ASM154086v1, whole genome shotgun sequence, the following proteins share a genomic window:
- the LOC109716504 gene encoding DEAD-box ATP-dependent RNA helicase 17 isoform X2, whose protein sequence is MKDSKEKSGATENKKTTKEEDEGGRGGVFASCSFSDLGLDPKLCQHLQDNMGFQVPTHIQARAIPVVISGRHALVNAATGTGKTIVYLAPIVHLLQMREPRIERSDGTFALVLVPTRELCMQVHGIAQKLVHRFHWIVPGYIMGGENRAKEKARLRKGISILIATPGRLLDHLKNTSSFVYTNLRWIVFDEADRILELGFGKAIEEILEFLGSRKNDFDREVDNGKLPPRAARQNILLSATLTEKVNQFANISLDNPVMVGLDDKKITSGPQNLLGGNLTLRSEGCGSLEKHNTFPSHPVENYNLPAQLIQRYVKVSCGSRLVVLLSILRTLFDREISQKIVVFLSTCDAVDFHYMLLSEFQWGSEMHSEANQKQKFLGCKVFHLHGNMKHEDRGKAFEGFISEKSALLLCTDVAARGLDFPKVRCIIQYDSPGEASEYVHRVGRTARLGEKGEALLFLQPVEIDYLHDLERHSVSLKEYPLQKVLDSFPLYGQKHHKKLISLDTHPWVLFLQRALERFVLTEPKLMKRARDAFCSWVRAYTAHRGELKKIFMVKKLHLGHVARSFGLKEQPSLVGRSFQMQAKKKRKREHRKDKTSSSRS, encoded by the exons ATGAAGGATTCAAAGGAGAAAAGCGGGGCTACGGAGAATAAGAAGACGACgaaggaggaggacgaaggaggaagaggaggagtgTTCGCTTCGTGCTCCTTCTCCGATCTCGGCCTCGACCCCAAACTATGCCAACATCTCCAAG ATAATATGGGGTTCCAAGTCCCCACCCACATCCAGGCACGGGCGATCCCGGTCGTGATCTCTGGACGCCATGc ACTTGTTAATGCCGCTACGGGCACCGGGAAGACGATTGTGTACCTCGCTCCAATCGTCCATCTCCTGCAGATGCGTGAGCCCCGGATCGAACGGTCGGATGGAACTTTCG CATTGGTGCTTGTGCCAACGCGAGAGCTATGCATGCAGGTTCATGGAATTGCACAGAAGTTGGTCCACCGTTTCCATTGGATAGTTCCAGGGTACATCATGGGTGGTGAGAACAGGGCAAAGGAGAAAGCCAGGCTGCGTAAAG GAATATCTATTCTGATTGCAACTCCTGGGCGCCTTTTAGATCACCTGAAGAATACCTCATCGTTTGTGTATACGAATTTGCGTTGGATAGTCTTTGATGAAGCTGACAG GATTCTTGAACTGGGCTTTGGAAAAGCTATAGAAGAAATACTTGAATTTTTGGGTTCAAGGAAAAATGATTTTGACCGCGAAGTGGATAATGGAAAGTTACCTCCAAGAGCTGCAAGGCAGAATATTCTTCTCTCTGCAACTTTGACAGAAAAGGTTAATCAGTTTGCTAATATCAGCTTGGATAACCCAGTTATGGTTGGTCTGGATGATAAGAAGATCACTTCTGGGCCACAAAATCTGCTAGGTGGAAATCTCACTTTAAGGTCTGAAGGGTGTGGAAGTCTAGAAAAGCACAATACATTCCCAAGCCATCCAGTTGAAAATTACAATCTTCCTGCTCAATTGATTCAGAGATATGTTAAAG TGTCATGTGGTTCACGACTTGTGGTACTCCTGTCCATTCTTCGAACTCTCTTTGACAGAGAAATCTCTCAAAAG ATTGTGGTTTTCCTTTCGACGTGTGATGCAGTGGATTTCCACTATATGCTCCTAAGCGAATTCCAGTGGGGCTCTGAGATGCACTCAGAAGCAAATCAAAAGCAGAAATTCCTTGGATGCAAGGTTTTTCATTTACATGGAAATATGAAACATGAAGATAGGGGAAAAGCATTTGAAGGCTTCATTTCTGAAAAATCTGCACTGTTGCTCTGCACTGATGTTGCCGCAAGGGGTTTGGATTTTCCGAAAGTCAGGTGTATAATTCAGTATGATTCACCAGGGGAGGCTTCTGAATATGTGCATAG GGTTGGAAGAACTGCTCGTTTAGGCGAGAAAGGAGAGGCTTTACTCTTTCTTCAGCCTGTTGAAATTGACTATCTGCATGATTTGGAGCGGCACAGTGTGTCCTTGAAAGAATACCCTCTTCAAAAGGTTTTAGACAGCTTTCCCTTGTATGGTCAGAAACATCACAAGAAATTGATATCTTTAGACACACATCCGTGGGTATTATTTTTGCAGAGAGCACTTGAACGTTTTGTTCTCACAGAG CCCAAGTTAATGAAGCGGGCGAGGGACGCATTCTGTTCATGGGTTCGTGCGTACACAGCTCACCGTGGGGAGTTGAAGAAGATCTTCATGGTGAAGAAGCTCCATCTAGGGCATGTGGCGAGAAGCTTTGGCTTGAAAGAACAGCCTTCTTTGGTCGGTAGGTCGTTCCAGATGCAagcgaagaagaagagaaagagagagcatcgGAAAGACAAAACATCA TCATCCAGGTCATGA
- the LOC109716504 gene encoding DEAD-box ATP-dependent RNA helicase 17 isoform X1, which produces MKDSKEKSGATENKKTTKEEDEGGRGGVFASCSFSDLGLDPKLCQHLQDNMGFQVPTHIQARAIPVVISGRHALVNAATGTGKTIVYLAPIVHLLQMREPRIERSDGTFALVLVPTRELCMQVHGIAQKLVHRFHWIVPGYIMGGENRAKEKARLRKGISILIATPGRLLDHLKNTSSFVYTNLRWIVFDEADRILELGFGKAIEEILEFLGSRKNDFDREVDNGKLPPRAARQNILLSATLTEKVNQFANISLDNPVMVGLDDKKITSGPQNLLGGNLTLRSEGCGSLEKHNTFPSHPVENYNLPAQLIQRYVKVSCGSRLVVLLSILRTLFDREISQKIVVFLSTCDAVDFHYMLLSEFQWGSEMHSEANQKQKFLGCKVFHLHGNMKHEDRGKAFEGFISEKSALLLCTDVAARGLDFPKVRCIIQYDSPGEASEYVHRVGRTARLGEKGEALLFLQPVEIDYLHDLERHSVSLKEYPLQKVLDSFPLYGQKHHKKLISLDTHPWVLFLQRALERFVLTEPKLMKRARDAFCSWVRAYTAHRGELKKIFMVKKLHLGHVARSFGLKEQPSLVGRSFQMQAKKKRKREHRKDKTSVKKRQVLSTKPKG; this is translated from the exons ATGAAGGATTCAAAGGAGAAAAGCGGGGCTACGGAGAATAAGAAGACGACgaaggaggaggacgaaggaggaagaggaggagtgTTCGCTTCGTGCTCCTTCTCCGATCTCGGCCTCGACCCCAAACTATGCCAACATCTCCAAG ATAATATGGGGTTCCAAGTCCCCACCCACATCCAGGCACGGGCGATCCCGGTCGTGATCTCTGGACGCCATGc ACTTGTTAATGCCGCTACGGGCACCGGGAAGACGATTGTGTACCTCGCTCCAATCGTCCATCTCCTGCAGATGCGTGAGCCCCGGATCGAACGGTCGGATGGAACTTTCG CATTGGTGCTTGTGCCAACGCGAGAGCTATGCATGCAGGTTCATGGAATTGCACAGAAGTTGGTCCACCGTTTCCATTGGATAGTTCCAGGGTACATCATGGGTGGTGAGAACAGGGCAAAGGAGAAAGCCAGGCTGCGTAAAG GAATATCTATTCTGATTGCAACTCCTGGGCGCCTTTTAGATCACCTGAAGAATACCTCATCGTTTGTGTATACGAATTTGCGTTGGATAGTCTTTGATGAAGCTGACAG GATTCTTGAACTGGGCTTTGGAAAAGCTATAGAAGAAATACTTGAATTTTTGGGTTCAAGGAAAAATGATTTTGACCGCGAAGTGGATAATGGAAAGTTACCTCCAAGAGCTGCAAGGCAGAATATTCTTCTCTCTGCAACTTTGACAGAAAAGGTTAATCAGTTTGCTAATATCAGCTTGGATAACCCAGTTATGGTTGGTCTGGATGATAAGAAGATCACTTCTGGGCCACAAAATCTGCTAGGTGGAAATCTCACTTTAAGGTCTGAAGGGTGTGGAAGTCTAGAAAAGCACAATACATTCCCAAGCCATCCAGTTGAAAATTACAATCTTCCTGCTCAATTGATTCAGAGATATGTTAAAG TGTCATGTGGTTCACGACTTGTGGTACTCCTGTCCATTCTTCGAACTCTCTTTGACAGAGAAATCTCTCAAAAG ATTGTGGTTTTCCTTTCGACGTGTGATGCAGTGGATTTCCACTATATGCTCCTAAGCGAATTCCAGTGGGGCTCTGAGATGCACTCAGAAGCAAATCAAAAGCAGAAATTCCTTGGATGCAAGGTTTTTCATTTACATGGAAATATGAAACATGAAGATAGGGGAAAAGCATTTGAAGGCTTCATTTCTGAAAAATCTGCACTGTTGCTCTGCACTGATGTTGCCGCAAGGGGTTTGGATTTTCCGAAAGTCAGGTGTATAATTCAGTATGATTCACCAGGGGAGGCTTCTGAATATGTGCATAG GGTTGGAAGAACTGCTCGTTTAGGCGAGAAAGGAGAGGCTTTACTCTTTCTTCAGCCTGTTGAAATTGACTATCTGCATGATTTGGAGCGGCACAGTGTGTCCTTGAAAGAATACCCTCTTCAAAAGGTTTTAGACAGCTTTCCCTTGTATGGTCAGAAACATCACAAGAAATTGATATCTTTAGACACACATCCGTGGGTATTATTTTTGCAGAGAGCACTTGAACGTTTTGTTCTCACAGAG CCCAAGTTAATGAAGCGGGCGAGGGACGCATTCTGTTCATGGGTTCGTGCGTACACAGCTCACCGTGGGGAGTTGAAGAAGATCTTCATGGTGAAGAAGCTCCATCTAGGGCATGTGGCGAGAAGCTTTGGCTTGAAAGAACAGCCTTCTTTGGTCGGTAGGTCGTTCCAGATGCAagcgaagaagaagagaaagagagagcatcgGAAAGACAAAACATCAGTTAAGAAAAGACAAGTACTCTCCACAAAGCCCAAGGGatga